The Limanda limanda chromosome 13, fLimLim1.1, whole genome shotgun sequence genome has a window encoding:
- the sft2d3 gene encoding vesicle transport protein SFT2C: MADLNRQLQDYLTQSKAGGAKTISSTAVDLGDPEPVPGSWFGRWSSPRSAPSSGSSGGFSWPWSSEPDPCLPGLGRRQRLLGAALLAGFSALCFGLSALYAPLLLLYSRKFALLWSLGSLFALLAAALLRGPSRLLAGLPRSPAAAAYLLALAGTLYAALRLHSTALTALGAALQGALIAGAVVSLLPGGSAGIRFMGGMAASAIKRTVTGKTIPI, from the coding sequence ATGGCGGATCTGAACCGACAGCTCCAGGACTACCTGACCCAGTCCAAGGCCGGCGGAGCGAAGACCATCTCCAGCACCGCGGTGGACCTCGGCGACCCGGAGCCGGTTCCCGGGAGCTGGTTCGGGCGCTGGTCCAGCCCCCGGTCCGCACCGAGCTCCGGTTCCAGCGGCGGCTTCTCGTGGCCCTGGTCCTCCGAGCCGGACCCGTGCCTGCCGGGCCTGGGCCGGCGGCAGCGGCTGCTCGGCGCCGCGCTGCTCGCCGGCTTCTCCGCGCTGTGCTTCGGCCTGTCCGCGCTGTAcgcgccgctgctgctgctctacagCCGGAAGTTCGCGCTGCTGTGGTCGCTCGGCTCGCTGTTCGCGCTGCTGGCCGCGGCGCTGCTCCGCGGGCCCAGCCGCCTGCTCGCCGGCCTGCCGCGCTCCCCCGCGGCCGCCGCCTACCTGCTCGCCCTGGCCGGGACTCTGTACGCGGCGCTGCGGCTCCACAGCACCGCGCTCACCGCGCTGGGCGCcgccctgcagggggcgctcaTCGCCGGGGCCGTGGTGTCGCTGCTGCCCGGGGGCAGCGCCGGGATCCGCTTCATGGGGGGCATGGCGGCCTCCGCCATCAAAAGGACCGTGACCGGGAAAACCATTCCGATCTGA
- the si:ch1073-184j22.2 gene encoding dual specificity protein phosphatase 18 translates to MSVSQITPTLFLGSADAPLNAALISQKGITLIVNATLSHTCPAYPGVECVRVPVSDLPSARLGDHFDRVADRIHGNRAGGTLVHCVAGMSRSPALVMAYLMRYRGVTLCQAHRWVQESRPWVRLNTGFWDQLLHYEKRLYGKNTVKVATVDERSLPPPLTARTQRMTRSTPPQQQRNWLMLVPRSLMAGSPVMSRGPTPGNNSRRRTKFSSVKV, encoded by the coding sequence ATGTCCGTCTCTCAGATCACCCCCACCCTCTTCCTCGGCAGCGCCGACGCCCCCCTCAACGCAGCGCTGATATCACAGAAGGGCATCACCCTGATTGTCAACGCCACGCTGAGCCACACCTGCCCCGCCTACCCTGGGGTGGAGTGTGTCCGGGTTCCTGTCTCTGACTTACCCAGCGCTCGCCTCGGTGACCACTTTGACCGGGTGGCAGACCGTATCCATGGCAACCGAGCTGGAGGAACCCTGGTGCACTGTGTTGCGGGTATGAGCCGTTCTCCAGCGCTGGTGATGGCGTACCTGATGCGCTACAGGGGAGTGACGCTGTGCCAGGCGCACCGCTGGGTGCAGGAGAGTCGGCCCTGGGTCAGGTTGAATACCGGATTCTGGGACCAGCTCCTGCATTACGAGAAGCGTCTCTACGGGAAAAACACCGTCAAAGTCGCCACAGTGGATGAGAGGTCACTTCCTCCCCCCCTGACGGCGAGGACACAGAGGATGACGAGGTCAACGCCaccgcagcagcagaggaactgGTTAATGCTGGTACCCAGGTCACTGATGGCAGGGTCACCTGTGATGTCACGAGGTCCGACACCAGGAAACAATTCAAGAAGAAGAACGAAGTTCAGCAGCGTAAAAGTCTGA